The genomic interval GGAAACCGTGAGTAGGCAGTCAAGATCAAGCGCAGTATGCCACCCAGCATTGTATTCTCGATTGCCGATAGCGTGGACGATCTCCGCTTTTTCGCGTAGGTCTTGGATCTCCGCCAAGGCTTGTGTGAGACTTTCTTGGCTTCGGGCAATTCCTACGAGTTCCTGCATTTTTTCTTGGAGTTGTGCTTGGATGTCGTAGGGACCCATTTGGTTGCCATTGCTATTGTTTGGCGGGTTCTCGAACGGTTTTAGTGTATGCCCGGCGATTGTATCAATTTCTGCTGCATCAAGTGGAACTGCTTCATTTTCCATTGCAAACCGCGCGGCGTACTCACCAGCACGCTTGCCGAAGACGAGCAAGTCAGATAAGGAATTACCGCCAAGTCTGTTCGCACCGTGTAAACCCGCAGCGCATTCGCCTGCCGCGAAAAGTCCTGGAACCGCTGTCATCTGTGAGTCTGCATCGACGCGGATACCGCCCATGATGTAGTGCGTCGTCGGACCGACTTCCATCGGTTCTTGTGTGATGTCGATGTCAGCGAGTTCTTTGAACTGGTGGTACATACTCGGCAGTTTCCTACGGATATGTTCAGGCGCGTTCGGAATTTTTTCCTTAATCCACGCTATATCCAAGAAGACACCGCCGTGTGGGCTGCCCCTGCCTTCTTGCACTTCCCGAACAATACAGCGGGCAACGTGATCGCGTGTTAAAAGTTCAGGTGGACGGCGCGCTTCTCGATCACCTTGCGTATACAGCCATCCTTCTTCGGGGTTATCCGCCGTTTGGTTCACATAAAGTTCAGGGATGTCGTCAAACATGAAGCGTCTGCCTTCGCTGTTTGTAAGGGTACCGCCTTCACCACGGACGCCCTCTGTAACCAAAATACCTCGGACACTGGGGGGCCACACCATACCCGTCGGGTGGAATTGGACGAATTCCATGTCAATAAGTTCCGCCCCAGCGTGGTATGCGAGGGAATGTCCATCACCGGTATATTCCCAACTATTGCTTGTAATTTTGTATGCCTTCCCGACACCACCTGTTGCCAAGACAACGGCTTTCGCAGCGAAAACTTTGAAACGTCCTTTTTCACGCTCGTAACCGAAAGCACCCGATACCCTGTCCCCTGTTTTCAGAAGCGAAACGACGGTATTTTCCATGTGCACTTCAATGCCTTGATGGATGCCGTGATCCTGTAAAGCGCGGATCATTTCCAATCCTGTCCGGTCTCCGACGTGTGCGAGGCGTGGGTATTGATGTCCACCGAAGTTCCGCTGAAGGATACCACCTTCTTGTGTCCTGTCAAAGAGTGCACCCCATGCTTCAAGTTCACGGACGCGGTCAGGGGATTCCTGTGCATGGAGTTCTGCCATGCGTGCGTTGGAGAGATATTGTCCACCGCGCATGGTGTCGGCAAAGTGGACGCGCCAGCTGTCTCTTTCATCAACATTCGCCAAAGCAGCAGCGACTCCGCCTTCTGCCATGACAGTGTGTGCTTTACCAAGCAGAGATTTGCACACAAGTCCTACTTTAAGGTCGCCTACAGCGGCTTCAATGGCAGCGCGAAGTCCCGCGCCACCTGCTCCGATTATTAATACATCATATTCATGCGTTTCGTAAGATGCCACGTTAATGTTTCCTCTTTCTTCTCAATTATAAACACTTCTTAAAATGTAATCCAGTCCTGACCCACTGCCGGTGCTATAAAGCGGACGTATACATCCGAAAAACCGACCCAGCAGAGACTCATCCATGCCCAGAGCATGTGCCGACGATTTAAGCAGCTGACACAATTGTATGCTTGCCGACGGACCGGTGCTTTGGAGAGCAAGTCAACAGCACCGCCGACCAAGTGTCGTAAAGAGTGACATCCGAGCGTATAACCGCCTAAAAGGACGACGTTACCTGCCAAAATGATGGTACCTACGCCGATGCCAAAGGTTGTCCCACCATTACCATCGTCGAACCAAAGTGCTTTCCATACATCGTAAGCGAGAATACCGATAAAGACGATTGCGAGATAAAGGAAATATCTATGGATATTCTGTATAATCAATGGAAACGAATGTTCGCCCCTGTAGTTATTACGAGGTTCTGACACTGTGCAAGAGGGTGGGTCTGCCCAAAATGCTTTGTAATACGCGCCGCGATAGTAGTAGCATGTAAAGCGAAATCCAAGTGGTGCCCACATAATCAGGACTGCCGGGGTAATGAAACCTGGTATCCAAGACGGCATCGGACCAAACCAACTGTGGTCAAGACTATGCGCCACCCCTTCAGTACCGAAAAGCACCGGTGAGTAGAGAGGTGATAGGTAGGGGCCGTGAATGAAATGATCCCCTTCAAAAACGCGAAAGAGTCCGTAAAGGACGAAGATTCCCAACCCGAGAAATACCGCTAAAGGCTGTAGCCACCACGCGTCTCGGCGTTGGGTTTGGAACGGACGGGGTTCCATTGTTAACGTGAGTTCTGGATGTTGGGTCATAGACGATTTTTCCTTACATTACATTAAAATTTCTTATCTTAAGAACATTCGGGAGTCGTGTCATCAATAACTTGTAAAGTTTTTGCTCAGATGCCTCGTACAACAATAGTATATTTATGAAAGATATTTGGATTATTCTGTGCCATTTTTAGTTTTGTGGGAACAGAAACCTTACCCACCGGACGCAGCGGGGAAACTATGTCTGTCTAAAAATCTCTATGTGAGTGGATCAGTCTTTTTTATTTTCGTTGCTTCGAGCCGGCGGTGGCGGAAGGTATTTCCAACCGAGGGCTTTATTTTTTTCTGTTTCTGCCACTAAATAGTCATAAAGTTCCTGCATAGAGTTGAATTTAGCAGCAAATGCTTCTTTCATCCGATAGCATTCTTCTAAGACAGGATCCATGCGGGTGTCAATTTTTTCTTTCACTTGAATTTCCTCAATAAGTTCTATAGGTGTGCAGAGAGTTGTGGGTTGAAATCCAGCTGCGTGACAAACTTCGTTTATCAGCTGCCGTTTGGTTTCATTCACAATGTGCTTATAGTTCCAAGAAATTAAGTATTCAATGCTGTTCACCGCGGCAACAGCGATATGTTGTGCATCCGGCATCAAGTTTTGTGGGACAGCACCAGCATCTATAAGGTCTTGGGCAAGCATATTCGCCGCTGGTGACATATCCAATACGGTTAAACCCGCCAACACCTCACGCCTTCGTTGGGCTGCTATTGGATCACCTTCCCTGATTTCACTGACAACTATGTTTGAAATAATAAACTCAAAGTTATCGGCATATTCTGTCCACAGTTGTTGCGTTGCTTGTTGCCGGGCGGCCAATGTTACATCGTGGCTTGGTCTTGCGACTAAATAACTGACCACAGTTGTTTCGACGTAGACTTTTGGTTTGATTATATTATATTGTATCATGCAATGCGGTTTTTGTCAAATTACAGAGTTGTTCAGTCAGTATTAACGCAGCCTCCACAGCAACACCGTGCAATCATTACTTCCGCTGGCGAGTATCTGCCCAAGTGTTTTCTTCATTACCAACTTTCCTTTTTGATAAAACGGATCAACAATACCAAACATTCACTGTCGATTTTGTGATGTTGAAGGTGCCAGGTCCCACAGAAGGACTGAACAGTCCAGACTTCCACTGACAAGCATTTTTCCGTCAGGACTAAACGCCACACTATTGACCAAAGACGTGTGCCCTCTGAATGTTTTCTTGTGTTTGCCTGTTTCAAGGTCCCATAGATGGATGTTGCCTTCCGCTCCACCGCTTGCGAGTGTGTTTCCACTGGGACTAAATGCTACACTAATGACCCATAGTGTATGTCCAAAGAGCGTTCGCTTGAGTTCACCTGTTGCGGTGTTCCACAAACGGATCTCACTATCTCCACCACCACTGACAATTG from Candidatus Poribacteria bacterium carries:
- a CDS encoding fumarate reductase/succinate dehydrogenase flavoprotein subunit; amino-acid sequence: MASYETHEYDVLIIGAGGAGLRAAIEAAVGDLKVGLVCKSLLGKAHTVMAEGGVAAALANVDERDSWRVHFADTMRGGQYLSNARMAELHAQESPDRVRELEAWGALFDRTQEGGILQRNFGGHQYPRLAHVGDRTGLEMIRALQDHGIHQGIEVHMENTVVSLLKTGDRVSGAFGYEREKGRFKVFAAKAVVLATGGVGKAYKITSNSWEYTGDGHSLAYHAGAELIDMEFVQFHPTGMVWPPSVRGILVTEGVRGEGGTLTNSEGRRFMFDDIPELYVNQTADNPEEGWLYTQGDREARRPPELLTRDHVARCIVREVQEGRGSPHGGVFLDIAWIKEKIPNAPEHIRRKLPSMYHQFKELADIDITQEPMEVGPTTHYIMGGIRVDADSQMTAVPGLFAAGECAAGLHGANRLGGNSLSDLLVFGKRAGEYAARFAMENEAVPLDAAEIDTIAGHTLKPFENPPNNSNGNQMGPYDIQAQLQEKMQELVGIARSQESLTQALAEIQDLREKAEIVHAIGNREYNAGWHTALDLDCLLTVSEAIALAALERRASIGAHSRDDHPEKEEPGAGKYNTIIKKTDDGTMDIYRQPVDELQADLQEIIDEVG
- a CDS encoding succinate dehydrogenase, translated to MTQHPELTLTMEPRPFQTQRRDAWWLQPLAVFLGLGIFVLYGLFRVFEGDHFIHGPYLSPLYSPVLFGTEGVAHSLDHSWFGPMPSWIPGFITPAVLIMWAPLGFRFTCYYYRGAYYKAFWADPPSCTVSEPRNNYRGEHSFPLIIQNIHRYFLYLAIVFIGILAYDVWKALWFDDGNGGTTFGIGVGTIILAGNVVLLGGYTLGCHSLRHLVGGAVDLLSKAPVRRQAYNCVSCLNRRHMLWAWMSLCWVGFSDVYVRFIAPAVGQDWITF
- a CDS encoding type II toxin-antitoxin system VapC family toxin; protein product: MVSYLVARPSHDVTLAARQQATQQLWTEYADNFEFIISNIVVSEIREGDPIAAQRRREVLAGLTVLDMSPAANMLAQDLIDAGAVPQNLMPDAQHIAVAAVNSIEYLISWNYKHIVNETKRQLINEVCHAAGFQPTTLCTPIELIEEIQVKEKIDTRMDPVLEECYRMKEAFAAKFNSMQELYDYLVAETEKNKALGWKYLPPPPARSNENKKD